A window of the Candidatus Aminicenantes bacterium genome harbors these coding sequences:
- a CDS encoding alpha/beta hydrolase-fold protein, with amino-acid sequence MKRIPIILMIGLVVAAGLTVPAAAGQVVAQGQVLEGLKLQSPTLGREVKFAVYLPPDYAASTRRYPVVYLLHGYSDDESGWIQFGEINQAADRAIAEREIPPMIIVMPDGGVAWYMNDYQGKVRWEDMFVNEFIPLIDKTYRTRAAREFRGISGLSMGGWGSLTLSMRHPDLFAACAAFSAAVWAEEDAAVMEAPNYDRMFASLFGPRTDGKATDHFRAYNPINLAQAKPEAELKKVRYYIDCGDDDFLIKGNCLLHMTLSERKIPHEFRVRDGAHTWSYWRTGIVDGLKFIGQSFHR; translated from the coding sequence ATGAAAAGAATCCCCATCATCCTCATGATTGGTCTTGTCGTCGCAGCCGGCTTGACTGTCCCCGCGGCCGCCGGCCAAGTCGTCGCCCAGGGCCAGGTCCTGGAGGGGCTGAAGCTCCAGAGTCCCACCCTCGGCCGCGAGGTGAAATTCGCTGTCTACCTGCCGCCGGACTATGCGGCCTCGACCCGGCGCTATCCCGTCGTCTATCTTCTGCACGGCTATTCGGATGACGAGTCCGGCTGGATCCAGTTCGGCGAGATCAACCAGGCCGCCGATAGGGCCATCGCCGAGCGCGAGATCCCGCCGATGATCATCGTCATGCCCGACGGCGGAGTGGCCTGGTACATGAACGACTATCAGGGCAAGGTCCGCTGGGAGGACATGTTCGTCAACGAATTCATCCCCCTCATCGACAAGACCTATCGCACCCGCGCGGCCCGCGAGTTCCGCGGCATATCGGGCCTGTCCATGGGCGGCTGGGGTTCGCTGACCTTGTCCATGCGCCACCCCGACCTGTTCGCCGCCTGTGCCGCGTTCAGCGCCGCCGTCTGGGCCGAGGAAGACGCGGCGGTGATGGAGGCGCCGAACTACGACCGGATGTTCGCCTCATTGTTCGGCCCTCGAACGGACGGCAAGGCCACGGATCACTTCAGGGCGTACAACCCCATCAACCTGGCCCAGGCCAAGCCCGAAGCCGAGCTCAAGAAAGTGCGCTATTACATCGACTGCGGCGACGACGATTTCCTAATCAAGGGCAATTGCCTGTTGCACATGACGCTGTCGGAGCGCAAGATCCCGCACGAGTTCCGGGTCCGCGACGGCGCCCACACCTGGTCCTATTGGCGGACGGGAATCGTCGACGGCCTTAAATTCATCGGCCAGAGCTTCCATCGCTGA
- a CDS encoding DUF5107 domain-containing protein, translated as MKSSRIAVLFIVSSLLAAGLLSCRGSNAGSGAAAISEKNEVFKTYPYGDPDPVPIFARSTMWGGGARLYPYYFFNKFSGAGIDQEWPVVRLENPYISVAVLPKVGGKVWGATDKATGRDFLYTNHVMKFREIALRGPWTSGGIEFNFGIVGHAPTTASPVDYFLRRDPDGSVSCVVGAMDLPSRTRWSVSIRLPKDKAYFETNGAWYNPTPFSQSYYYWSCGAIKTADDLRYIFPGRWQIGHDYSVPLEPWPVDSLGRDLSWYRNNAFPGSKSYFTLGEREDFYGAWYEKSDAGFGHWALYDDMPGRKVWIWDLSRAGEIWVDLLTDTDGQYTEPQAGRLLNQSDHEFLTSGAADRWRELWFPYNGIGPMTSSSPAGVLNVAAAEKTLAVGIYPLKAVDDDLVVTSGGKEIHRERIKADPAKPIKKDLPLAVSGQPFTVSLGETLVYRSDPAADDLERPLRFKPVDESTAEGLYLSGTRNEKARYFGEALGKYAACLAKAPSHMGALTRSAELYFRRGEYAKALTFAAKALDYDMYDPAANYVYGVVARRIGKLTDAKETLGWAARSAAYRSAAYMRLAEIALGEGNTDLAADYAQRSIDVNKYNSGGYEILAASHRKAGRPEAARAALTQLLDLDPLDHLGRFELYLLDKSPKNLEAFQSMIRNEMPHESYLEMALAYTRWNLNADAVELLTHAPAHPTVYAMLAFLKYKDAPADSKAWLDKAMSLSPSLVFPFREEEIPLYEWVISRRPGDWKPRYYLGLILWSKGRVDEARALFAQCDAADFAPFFLSRAMLLRTVNPAAALADYEKAVQIDEKTWRNWHALIEFRSQSQQPKEALVAARQAAGIFPTEVPIQVDLVRSLMAVDKHSEAAAVLDTLEALPFEGAGEIHALFARTHLQLGLNAIGRKDWAGAVKSLEHSKEFPEKLGTGKPFDPDYRIQDYLLGLIQARLGDKAKSAAAFQAVVDYTTKYPEARGAGAWFGGQALKRAGQAAQSAAVLKTAATPAKDLQDALKALGN; from the coding sequence ATGAAATCCTCCCGAATCGCCGTCCTCTTCATCGTCTCCTCCCTCCTCGCGGCCGGTCTTCTCTCCTGCCGCGGCTCGAACGCGGGCTCCGGCGCTGCCGCCATCTCCGAAAAGAACGAGGTCTTCAAGACCTACCCCTACGGCGACCCCGACCCCGTGCCCATCTTCGCCCGCTCGACTATGTGGGGCGGCGGCGCCCGCCTCTACCCGTATTATTTCTTCAACAAGTTCAGCGGCGCCGGCATTGACCAGGAGTGGCCCGTCGTCCGCCTGGAGAACCCCTACATCTCGGTCGCCGTCCTGCCCAAGGTCGGCGGCAAGGTCTGGGGAGCGACCGACAAGGCGACCGGCCGGGATTTCCTCTACACCAACCACGTCATGAAGTTCCGCGAGATCGCCCTGCGCGGCCCCTGGACGTCGGGCGGCATCGAGTTCAACTTCGGCATCGTCGGCCACGCGCCCACCACGGCTTCGCCCGTGGACTACTTCCTGCGCCGTGACCCCGACGGCAGCGTCAGCTGTGTCGTCGGGGCCATGGACCTGCCCTCGCGAACGCGCTGGAGCGTCAGTATCCGCCTGCCCAAGGACAAGGCCTACTTCGAGACCAACGGCGCCTGGTACAACCCCACTCCCTTCAGCCAGTCCTACTATTACTGGTCCTGCGGGGCCATCAAGACGGCCGATGACCTACGCTACATCTTCCCCGGCCGCTGGCAGATCGGCCACGACTACAGCGTCCCGCTCGAGCCCTGGCCGGTCGATTCGCTGGGGCGCGATCTGTCCTGGTACCGCAACAACGCCTTCCCCGGCTCCAAGAGCTACTTCACCCTCGGCGAGCGTGAGGACTTCTACGGCGCCTGGTACGAGAAGAGCGACGCCGGGTTCGGCCACTGGGCTCTCTACGACGACATGCCCGGCCGCAAGGTTTGGATCTGGGACCTGTCGCGGGCCGGCGAGATCTGGGTTGACTTGTTGACCGACACGGACGGCCAATACACCGAGCCCCAAGCCGGGCGCCTGCTGAACCAGTCGGACCATGAGTTCCTGACCTCCGGCGCCGCCGACCGCTGGCGCGAACTCTGGTTTCCCTATAACGGCATCGGCCCCATGACCTCGTCCTCGCCCGCCGGCGTCCTCAACGTCGCCGCGGCCGAAAAGACGCTGGCCGTCGGGATTTATCCGCTCAAGGCCGTCGACGACGACCTGGTCGTCACCTCGGGCGGCAAGGAAATCCACCGCGAGCGGATCAAGGCCGATCCGGCCAAGCCGATCAAGAAAGACCTCCCCCTGGCGGTCTCCGGCCAGCCCTTCACCGTAAGTCTCGGCGAAACTCTCGTTTACCGCTCCGACCCGGCGGCCGACGACCTCGAGCGGCCGCTCCGGTTCAAGCCGGTGGACGAATCGACCGCCGAGGGCCTCTACTTGAGCGGGACCCGCAACGAAAAGGCCCGCTACTTCGGCGAGGCCTTGGGCAAATACGCCGCCTGCTTGGCCAAGGCGCCCTCCCACATGGGCGCTTTGACCCGCAGCGCCGAGCTCTATTTTCGCCGCGGCGAATATGCCAAAGCCCTGACCTTCGCCGCCAAGGCCCTCGATTACGACATGTACGATCCGGCCGCGAACTATGTCTACGGCGTCGTGGCCCGCCGCATCGGCAAGCTCACCGACGCCAAGGAGACGCTTGGCTGGGCGGCCCGTTCGGCCGCTTACCGCTCCGCCGCTTACATGCGGCTGGCGGAGATCGCGTTGGGCGAGGGCAACACGGACCTGGCTGCCGATTATGCCCAGCGTTCGATCGACGTCAACAAGTACAACAGCGGCGGATACGAGATCCTGGCGGCCTCTCACCGCAAGGCCGGCCGGCCGGAAGCCGCCCGAGCCGCCCTGACCCAGCTCCTCGACCTCGATCCCCTCGATCATCTGGGCCGCTTCGAGCTCTACTTGTTGGATAAAAGCCCCAAGAATTTGGAGGCCTTCCAGTCCATGATCCGCAACGAGATGCCGCACGAGAGCTATCTCGAGATGGCTCTGGCTTACACGCGCTGGAACCTCAACGCGGACGCGGTCGAGCTCCTGACCCACGCGCCCGCCCACCCGACCGTCTATGCCATGCTCGCGTTCTTAAAATATAAGGACGCGCCCGCGGACAGCAAGGCCTGGCTGGACAAGGCCATGAGCCTTTCGCCGAGCTTGGTCTTCCCGTTCCGCGAGGAGGAGATTCCCCTGTACGAATGGGTCATCAGCCGGCGGCCGGGCGACTGGAAGCCACGCTATTACCTGGGGCTCATCCTCTGGTCCAAGGGCCGGGTCGACGAGGCCCGGGCCCTATTCGCCCAGTGCGATGCGGCGGATTTCGCGCCCTTCTTCCTGTCCCGGGCCATGCTGCTGCGGACCGTCAATCCGGCCGCGGCCCTGGCCGACTACGAGAAGGCCGTTCAAATCGACGAGAAGACCTGGCGCAACTGGCACGCTTTGATCGAGTTCCGGTCCCAGAGCCAGCAGCCCAAGGAAGCCCTCGTCGCCGCCCGCCAGGCGGCCGGAATCTTCCCGACCGAGGTCCCGATCCAGGTCGACCTGGTCCGGTCCCTCATGGCTGTCGACAAGCACAGCGAGGCGGCCGCCGTCCTTGACACTCTTGAAGCCCTGCCGTTCGAGGGCGCTGGCGAAATCCACGCCCTATTCGCCCGGACCCATCTCCAGCTCGGCTTGAACGCCATCGGCAGGAAGGATTGGGCCGGGGCCGTCAAGTCGCTCGAGCATTCCAAGGAGTTTCCGGAAAAGCTCGGCACCGGCAAGCCCTTCGATCCGGACTATCGGATTCAGGACTATCTCCTGGGGCTCATCCAAGCCCGGCTTGGCGACAAGGCCAAGTCGGCGGCGGCTTTTCAGGCCGTCGTGGATTACACGACCAAATATCCCGAAGCGCGGGGGGCCGGGGCCTGGTTCGGCGGCCAGGCCTTGAAGCGGGCCGGGCAAGCAGCCCAGAGCGCGGCGGTTCTGAAAACGGCAGCCACGCCGGCCAAAGACCTTCAGGACGCGCTGAAGGCCCTGGGCAACTGA
- a CDS encoding aldehyde ferredoxin oxidoreductase family protein has translation MSSSHFGFFGRIAEIDLTTGDVRVRPLAAETVADYLGGRGLATRLLYDAIDPQCDPLGPDNAFVIAASPLIGTNAPTAARGHMVFKSPLTGVIGTANSGGGWGHTFKAAGYDALVVKGRASSPVWVDITPQGIKIEPAHHLWGRDIHAVNDALTAGFEAGDRPRVLGIGPAGENLVRYAVVGNDKNRVYGRCGAGAVWGSKNLKAIRVRGREKAPMHDKEQFQSGYDQAFYLLRQAPVTKRLMRELGTAGLVELINVIDMLPHRNFQDCTHDEADLDRVSGETIAKTILERAAGCFLCPIGCQRHTRIDAPDGTSQKGEGPEYETVVLMGPDCDVYDLAAITTANYRCNELGLDTISFGGTVACAMELAEKGLLPGGLDGAADIRFGNAAVMEKLAIATAHRRGIGDLLAEGSWRLGETCGRPDLSMTVKKLEIPAYDPRASLTQALGYMTSPSGACHLRGGYAVSLAFFGGTKEIPRFSLLQSPIAIRNMQNHGILQDSLGICRFTGYAFGSDPWARMLSGTTGMDFSVAKLERIENRVAALERMFNVEAGATAADDALPPRFAESSIPVAGEPRAVTEEAQERMRRDYYAVRGWDFDGRPTQALRDELDIAPRAGRTA, from the coding sequence ATGTCTTCCTCCCATTTTGGATTCTTCGGCCGGATCGCCGAGATCGATCTGACCACGGGTGATGTCCGCGTCCGGCCGCTGGCCGCGGAGACGGTCGCCGATTATCTCGGCGGCCGGGGCTTGGCCACCCGCCTGCTCTATGACGCCATCGACCCCCAGTGCGATCCGCTGGGGCCCGACAACGCCTTCGTCATCGCCGCCTCGCCGCTTATCGGCACCAACGCCCCCACGGCCGCCCGCGGCCACATGGTCTTCAAGTCGCCCCTGACCGGGGTCATCGGCACGGCCAATTCGGGCGGCGGCTGGGGCCATACGTTCAAGGCGGCCGGCTACGACGCCCTGGTCGTCAAGGGCCGGGCGTCCTCGCCCGTCTGGGTCGACATCACGCCGCAGGGGATCAAGATCGAGCCCGCCCATCACCTCTGGGGCCGCGACATCCACGCCGTGAACGACGCGCTCACGGCGGGATTCGAGGCCGGCGACCGGCCGCGCGTGTTGGGCATCGGCCCGGCGGGCGAGAACCTGGTCCGCTACGCCGTGGTCGGCAACGACAAGAACCGCGTCTACGGGCGCTGCGGCGCCGGTGCCGTCTGGGGCAGCAAGAACCTCAAGGCCATCCGCGTCCGGGGCCGGGAAAAGGCCCCGATGCACGACAAGGAACAATTCCAATCCGGCTACGACCAAGCTTTCTATCTCCTGCGCCAGGCGCCCGTGACCAAGCGTCTGATGCGCGAGCTGGGCACGGCCGGGCTGGTCGAGCTGATCAACGTCATCGACATGCTGCCGCACCGCAACTTCCAGGACTGCACCCACGACGAGGCCGACCTCGACCGCGTCTCGGGCGAGACGATCGCCAAAACCATCCTGGAGCGGGCGGCGGGCTGCTTCCTTTGCCCCATCGGCTGCCAGCGGCACACCCGGATCGACGCGCCCGACGGCACCTCCCAGAAAGGCGAAGGCCCGGAATACGAGACCGTCGTCCTGATGGGGCCGGATTGCGACGTTTACGATTTGGCCGCCATCACCACGGCCAACTACCGCTGCAACGAGCTGGGGCTGGACACGATCAGCTTCGGCGGCACGGTCGCCTGCGCCATGGAGCTCGCGGAGAAGGGGCTTCTCCCGGGCGGGCTGGATGGGGCGGCGGACATCCGTTTCGGCAACGCCGCGGTCATGGAGAAGCTGGCCATCGCCACGGCCCACCGCCGCGGCATCGGCGACCTCCTGGCCGAAGGATCCTGGCGGTTGGGCGAGACATGCGGGCGCCCCGATCTGTCCATGACCGTCAAGAAGCTGGAGATTCCGGCCTACGACCCGCGGGCCTCGTTGACCCAGGCCCTCGGCTACATGACCTCGCCCTCGGGGGCCTGCCATTTGCGCGGGGGATATGCCGTTTCGCTGGCCTTTTTCGGCGGCACCAAGGAGATCCCGCGCTTCAGCCTGCTGCAATCGCCCATCGCCATCCGCAACATGCAGAACCACGGCATCCTCCAGGACAGCCTGGGCATCTGCCGTTTCACCGGCTACGCCTTCGGCAGCGATCCCTGGGCCCGGATGCTGAGCGGAACGACGGGGATGGACTTCTCCGTGGCCAAGCTGGAGCGGATCGAGAACCGGGTGGCCGCCCTGGAGCGGATGTTCAACGTCGAGGCCGGTGCGACTGCGGCCGACGACGCCCTGCCCCCGCGCTTCGCCGAGTCGTCGATCCCGGTGGCGGGTGAGCCGCGGGCCGTGACCGAGGAAGCGCAGGAACGTATGCGGCGCGACTACTACGCCGTCCGGGGCTGGGACTTCGACGGGCGGCCCACGCAGGCCTTACGGGACGAGCTGGATATCGCCCCCCGGGCCGGGAGGACAGCATGA
- a CDS encoding class II aldolase/adducin family protein gives MTRRAWKTSDATLEMFRSLGRACLLYDIQDSHSGNMAVKIKDENGRDQILITATGSQKGDLDASQICYLSATETDYGYYKASSETDIHQKILSIPGVGASMHAHTKEITIATMDDAPKPAQPPDFVPIDPLGWKFLGDHVHVDWFAVPSGSPEMAARIPERLHDHPATTIQGHGTFVRARTLTEAFFLLCVANNAGQVVRGARKLGVDVEALRARIKAEPAAFFAIPPDDYDLDDAEGCDFPEESEIRVEFRKAGARIYESRLSPFHTGTMSVRGVGDMLYAPMASMPREVGGPLRKLPLRADAGDSAILRLHKTIYAETDFQTVMHCWLPEAEAHSYFKYPGDTEVSDRIVPVDAEGSFLYLVIPVLPADVDEETLIRKLFDYKVAVVRGGGVWAVGQQSLSEVLHHPSSVREICLYRIGAYERGLDLRAMEPKKAKKW, from the coding sequence ATGACCCGCCGTGCCTGGAAGACGAGCGATGCGACTCTGGAGATGTTCCGGTCGCTGGGCCGGGCCTGCCTCTTGTACGACATCCAGGACAGCCACAGCGGCAACATGGCCGTCAAGATCAAGGACGAGAACGGCCGCGATCAGATCCTGATCACCGCCACCGGATCCCAAAAAGGCGACCTCGACGCCAGCCAGATTTGCTATCTGTCGGCGACCGAGACCGACTACGGATACTACAAGGCCTCCTCCGAAACCGACATTCATCAGAAGATCCTGAGCATCCCCGGCGTCGGCGCTTCGATGCACGCCCACACCAAGGAGATCACGATCGCCACCATGGACGACGCGCCCAAGCCCGCCCAGCCGCCCGATTTCGTCCCCATCGACCCGCTGGGCTGGAAGTTCCTGGGCGACCACGTCCACGTCGATTGGTTCGCCGTGCCCAGCGGCTCGCCCGAAATGGCCGCCCGCATCCCCGAACGGCTGCACGACCATCCGGCCACGACGATCCAAGGCCACGGCACCTTCGTCCGGGCCCGAACCCTGACTGAGGCCTTCTTCCTGCTCTGCGTCGCCAATAATGCCGGCCAGGTCGTCCGGGGCGCCCGCAAGCTCGGGGTGGACGTCGAGGCCCTGCGGGCCCGCATCAAGGCCGAACCCGCTGCCTTCTTCGCCATCCCGCCCGACGACTACGACCTGGACGACGCGGAAGGCTGCGATTTTCCAGAAGAGAGCGAAATCCGGGTCGAGTTCCGCAAGGCTGGGGCCCGCATCTACGAGTCGCGGCTGTCGCCTTTCCACACCGGCACGATGTCGGTGCGGGGGGTGGGGGATATGCTCTACGCGCCCATGGCCTCCATGCCGCGTGAAGTGGGCGGGCCGTTGCGCAAGCTCCCGCTACGGGCCGACGCGGGGGACTCGGCCATTCTTCGCCTGCACAAGACGATCTACGCCGAGACGGACTTCCAGACCGTCATGCATTGCTGGCTGCCGGAAGCCGAGGCCCACTCCTACTTCAAGTATCCCGGCGACACCGAAGTTTCCGATCGCATCGTCCCCGTGGACGCGGAGGGGAGCTTTCTCTACCTGGTCATCCCGGTTCTCCCGGCCGACGTCGACGAGGAGACGCTCATCCGCAAGCTCTTCGATTACAAGGTTGCGGTCGTGCGCGGCGGCGGGGTCTGGGCGGTCGGCCAGCAGTCGTTGAGCGAAGTCCTCCACCATCCTTCGTCCGTGCGCGAGATCTGCCTCTACCGGATCGGCGCTTACGAACGGGGGCTCGACCTGCGGGCGATGGAGCCGAAGAAGGCCAAGAAGTGGTGA
- a CDS encoding prolyl oligopeptidase family serine peptidase translates to MGKKSLLVLAILALIVIPVCKKAATMKYPVTVKAEQVDDYFGTQVADPYRWLEDDKSTETAAWVKAQNDVTFGYLAKIPFREALKKRLTDIFNYPRYSSPFRVGEYYFFGKNDGLQNQSVVYVQKGLDGAPEVFIDPNALSPDGTIRVGLIGPSGDKKYMAISRGEAGSDWSEIRVMDIAGKKELADQIKWVKFSGAAWWKDGFFYSGYEKPEAGKELTAKNEFQKIFYHKLGDPQANDALVYEDKEHPLRYFGVGVSEDEKYAFLTVSEGTSGTELYWRDLAKRGSSFELLMKGFDHDSGVIDNVGDKFLVQTNLEAPNGKVILIDPRKPDKKNWAVVIPEKPEVLAGAGTAGGQLFCNYLKDANTKIYQHGLDGKMVREIVLPALGTAGGFGGWRDDKTIFYTFTSFTYPPTIFKYDIAGGTSEVFRKPEVRFDPQGYETKQIFYVSKDGTKVPMFIVHKKGLALDGTNPCFLTAYGGFNISSQPYFSPLLIALLEQGVVFAEPNLRGGGEYGETWHKAGMLGKKQNVFDDFIAAAEYLIAEKYTAKNKLGIEGGSNGGLLVGAVMTQRPDLFKVALPAVGVMDMLRFHKFTVGWGWVVEYGSSDNEADFKWLYAYSPLHNIKAGTAYPATLVTTADHDDRVVPAHSFKFIATLQERHKGPNPVLIRIETRSGHGSSNVTKAIESTADEYAFFLFNVGAQPKYN, encoded by the coding sequence ATGGGTAAAAAATCCCTTCTCGTCCTGGCCATTCTGGCCCTGATCGTCATCCCCGTCTGCAAAAAGGCTGCAACCATGAAATACCCCGTAACCGTCAAGGCGGAGCAGGTCGACGACTATTTCGGCACCCAGGTGGCCGACCCCTACCGCTGGCTGGAGGACGACAAGTCGACCGAGACGGCGGCCTGGGTCAAGGCCCAAAACGACGTCACCTTCGGCTACCTGGCCAAGATCCCCTTCCGCGAGGCGCTGAAGAAGCGGTTGACCGATATCTTCAACTATCCCCGCTACTCTTCGCCCTTCCGCGTGGGCGAATACTATTTCTTCGGCAAGAACGACGGCTTGCAGAACCAGTCCGTCGTCTACGTGCAAAAAGGCCTGGACGGCGCCCCCGAGGTCTTCATCGACCCCAACGCGCTCTCGCCCGACGGAACGATCCGGGTGGGCCTGATTGGGCCCTCCGGCGACAAGAAGTACATGGCCATCTCCCGCGGCGAGGCCGGCTCGGATTGGTCCGAGATCCGGGTCATGGACATCGCCGGCAAGAAAGAGCTGGCCGACCAGATCAAGTGGGTCAAGTTCTCCGGCGCGGCCTGGTGGAAGGACGGCTTCTTCTACAGCGGCTATGAAAAACCCGAGGCGGGCAAGGAGCTGACGGCCAAGAACGAGTTCCAGAAGATCTTCTATCACAAGCTCGGTGACCCGCAGGCCAATGACGCGCTTGTCTACGAGGATAAAGAGCACCCCCTGCGCTACTTCGGCGTCGGCGTCAGTGAGGACGAGAAATATGCTTTTCTAACCGTCAGCGAGGGCACATCCGGGACTGAGCTCTACTGGCGCGACCTGGCCAAGCGGGGCTCCTCGTTCGAGCTGTTGATGAAGGGCTTCGACCACGACAGCGGCGTCATCGACAATGTCGGCGACAAGTTCCTGGTCCAGACCAATCTCGAGGCGCCCAACGGCAAGGTCATTCTGATCGACCCCCGCAAGCCCGATAAAAAGAACTGGGCGGTTGTCATTCCCGAAAAGCCCGAAGTTCTGGCCGGCGCCGGGACGGCCGGAGGCCAGCTCTTCTGCAACTACCTCAAGGACGCCAACACGAAAATATATCAACACGGCCTGGACGGCAAGATGGTCCGGGAAATCGTGCTGCCGGCCCTCGGCACGGCCGGCGGGTTCGGCGGCTGGCGCGATGACAAGACGATCTTCTACACGTTCACTTCGTTCACCTATCCGCCCACGATCTTCAAGTACGATATCGCCGGCGGCACGTCCGAGGTCTTCCGCAAGCCTGAGGTCAGGTTCGATCCCCAGGGCTACGAGACCAAGCAGATCTTTTACGTCAGCAAGGACGGGACCAAGGTGCCGATGTTCATCGTCCATAAGAAGGGCCTGGCCCTGGACGGGACGAATCCCTGCTTCCTGACGGCTTACGGCGGCTTCAACATCAGCAGCCAGCCGTATTTCAGCCCCCTGCTCATCGCCCTTTTGGAGCAGGGGGTCGTCTTTGCCGAGCCCAACCTGCGCGGCGGCGGCGAGTACGGCGAGACCTGGCACAAGGCCGGGATGCTGGGCAAGAAGCAGAATGTCTTCGACGACTTCATCGCCGCGGCCGAGTACCTGATTGCCGAGAAGTACACGGCCAAGAACAAGCTGGGGATCGAGGGCGGGTCCAACGGCGGCCTGCTGGTGGGCGCGGTCATGACCCAGCGGCCCGACCTGTTCAAGGTGGCCCTGCCTGCGGTCGGGGTCATGGATATGCTCCGTTTCCATAAGTTCACCGTCGGCTGGGGCTGGGTGGTCGAATACGGCTCGAGCGACAACGAGGCCGACTTCAAGTGGCTTTACGCCTATTCCCCCCTCCACAACATCAAGGCCGGCACCGCCTATCCGGCCACTCTGGTGACGACGGCCGACCACGACGACCGGGTGGTGCCCGCCCACTCCTTCAAGTTCATCGCCACCCTGCAGGAGAGGCACAAGGGGCCGAACCCCGTTCTCATTCGAATCGAGACGCGCTCGGGCCACGGTTCGAGCAACGTGACCAAGGCCATCGAGTCGACGGCCGACGAGTACGCCTTCTTCCTATTTAATGTGGGGGCCCAGCCGAAGTACAACTGA
- a CDS encoding MoaD/ThiS family protein, giving the protein MSIRAKFFATFRELFEARERELPAAEAPTIGALIERLCDSPARRAALFDGAALKPHLIIMINGAPVPPSGFAEAPLCDGDVVSIFPLLGGG; this is encoded by the coding sequence ATGTCCATCCGAGCTAAATTCTTCGCCACGTTCCGGGAGCTGTTCGAGGCCCGGGAGCGTGAGCTTCCGGCGGCCGAAGCCCCGACGATCGGCGCCTTGATCGAACGGCTGTGCGACTCGCCGGCCCGCCGGGCCGCGCTGTTCGACGGCGCGGCCCTCAAGCCCCACCTGATCATCATGATCAACGGCGCCCCGGTACCTCCCTCGGGCTTCGCCGAAGCGCCGCTTTGCGACGGGGACGTCGTCTCCATCTTTCCGCTGCTCGGCGGGGGGTAA